The following proteins come from a genomic window of Brevibacillus antibioticus:
- the aroC gene encoding chorismate synthase — translation MRYLTAGESHGPQLTAIIEGVPSNLPISIEEINEQLARRQKGHGRGRRMQIEKDQVKILSGVRHGYTTGAPITLVVENNDWTHWQGIMSAEPVEEGTEEKRRVSRPRPGHADLNGAIKYHQRDMRNILERSSARETTVRVAVGAVARQLLAQFGIRIGGQVLQINEIVAQRQEVSLDELIARTEESPVRCLDKEAEPLMMTAIDKAKEDGDSLGGTVEVIVEGVPIGLGSHVQWDRKLDGRLAQAIMSIQAFKGVEIGIGFEAAGLKGSQVHDEITWNEETGYSRKTNRAGGLEGGMTTGMPVVVRGVMKPIPTLYKPLMSVDIDSREPFSASIERSDSCAVPAASVVAEAVVAWEIASAMCEKFPSDSLDDMEENVRQYRAYTEKF, via the coding sequence ATGCGTTACTTGACAGCGGGGGAATCCCACGGGCCGCAATTAACAGCTATCATCGAGGGCGTACCGAGCAACTTGCCGATTTCCATTGAGGAAATTAATGAGCAGTTGGCACGTCGTCAGAAAGGCCATGGTCGCGGCAGAAGAATGCAGATTGAAAAAGATCAGGTGAAAATTCTTTCTGGTGTCCGTCATGGATATACAACCGGAGCTCCTATCACACTGGTCGTTGAAAATAATGATTGGACGCATTGGCAAGGAATCATGAGTGCTGAACCTGTAGAGGAAGGCACTGAAGAAAAGCGTCGTGTTTCCCGTCCACGCCCTGGACATGCTGATTTAAACGGGGCTATTAAGTATCATCAACGCGATATGCGCAATATTCTGGAACGTTCCAGCGCGCGTGAGACTACTGTCCGCGTAGCTGTTGGTGCAGTAGCTCGCCAATTGCTGGCTCAATTTGGTATCCGTATTGGCGGACAGGTACTCCAGATCAACGAGATCGTGGCGCAGCGTCAAGAAGTAAGTCTGGACGAGCTGATTGCGCGGACCGAAGAATCGCCAGTACGCTGCTTGGATAAAGAAGCAGAGCCACTGATGATGACGGCGATTGACAAAGCAAAAGAAGACGGGGATTCCCTCGGTGGTACTGTAGAAGTTATCGTTGAAGGCGTGCCAATTGGTTTGGGTAGCCATGTGCAGTGGGACCGCAAGCTGGATGGACGTCTTGCACAAGCAATCATGAGCATTCAGGCTTTCAAAGGTGTTGAAATCGGTATCGGATTCGAGGCAGCCGGTCTGAAAGGCTCGCAAGTTCATGACGAAATTACTTGGAACGAAGAAACTGGCTATAGCCGTAAAACGAATCGTGCAGGTGGACTCGAAGGCGGAATGACGACAGGAATGCCTGTAGTTGTTCGCGGTGTCATGAAGCCGATCCCTACCTTGTACAAGCCGCTGATGAGTGTGGATATTGACTCGAGAGAGCCATTCTCAGCGAGCATTGAGCGTTCCGATAGTTGTGCTGTTCCAGCGGCAAGTGTCGTTGCGGAGGCAGTGGTAGCATGGGAGATCGCGAGCGCCATGTGCGAAAAATTCCCTTCTGATTCTCTTGACGACATGGAAGAAAACGTACGTCAATACCGTGCGTACACGGAGAAATTCTAA
- a CDS encoding CheR family methyltransferase translates to MEDKDFLQFIASVKKMTGIDLALYKEAQMKRRLTSLREKRGYNTFAQYFDAIAKDKEFFYEFLDRMTINVSEFFRNPGRWEVLENKILPRLAKQSPRVKCWSAACSTGEEPYTLSLILLRKKMDATVLASDIDEGALAKAKQGVYTDRSLQDCPKDLVTKYFEKDTLSYRISDEVKRKVTFKKHNLLAESFDSQFDLIICRNVMIYFTEEAKHELYHKFSRALKPGGVLFVGSTEQIFQPQQYQLETEDTFFYRKMV, encoded by the coding sequence ATGGAAGATAAGGACTTTCTCCAATTTATAGCTAGTGTGAAAAAAATGACTGGAATTGATCTTGCCCTCTACAAGGAAGCGCAGATGAAGCGCCGTCTAACCTCGTTGAGAGAAAAGCGGGGGTACAACACATTTGCCCAGTATTTCGATGCCATCGCGAAAGACAAGGAGTTTTTCTATGAGTTTCTCGATAGGATGACCATCAACGTATCGGAATTTTTCCGAAATCCAGGCCGGTGGGAAGTTCTCGAGAATAAAATTTTGCCACGCTTGGCAAAGCAATCGCCGCGGGTGAAATGCTGGAGTGCGGCATGCTCGACAGGGGAGGAGCCGTACACCCTATCGCTGATTTTGCTACGCAAGAAAATGGATGCGACTGTGCTGGCTTCCGATATTGATGAGGGAGCACTGGCAAAAGCAAAGCAAGGGGTATACACGGACCGCTCCCTGCAAGATTGTCCGAAAGACCTCGTAACGAAGTATTTTGAAAAAGATACACTCAGCTATCGCATATCGGACGAAGTGAAGAGAAAAGTGACGTTCAAAAAACATAATTTATTGGCGGAATCATTTGATTCTCAATTTGATTTGATCATTTGCCGGAACGTGATGATTTACTTTACCGAGGAAGCAAAGCATGAGCTGTATCATAAGTTTAGCCGGGCACTAAAGCCTGGCGGGGTCCTCTTTGTAGGCAGCACGGAACAAATTTTTCAGCCGCAACAATACCAACTGGAGACAGAGGATACGTTCTTCTATCGAAAAATGGTTTGA
- the ndk gene encoding nucleoside-diphosphate kinase, producing MEKTFLMVKPDGVQRNLIGEIVSRFEKKGYQLVGAKLMTVSRELAEEHYAEHKERPFFGELVDFITSGPVFAMVWQGNNVITTARAMMGKTNPVDAASGTIRGDFATSVGMNIIHGSDSPESAEREIGLWFSAEEVLSFEKTIQRWI from the coding sequence ATGGAAAAAACATTCCTTATGGTAAAACCAGATGGTGTACAACGCAACCTGATCGGGGAAATCGTATCCCGTTTTGAGAAAAAAGGCTACCAACTCGTAGGTGCTAAGCTGATGACAGTAAGCCGCGAACTGGCTGAAGAACACTATGCAGAGCACAAAGAGCGCCCATTCTTCGGTGAACTGGTAGACTTCATCACTTCCGGACCAGTATTCGCTATGGTATGGCAAGGTAACAACGTAATCACAACGGCTCGCGCTATGATGGGCAAAACAAACCCAGTAGACGCTGCTTCCGGTACGATCCGTGGCGATTTCGCTACTTCCGTTGGCATGAACATCATCCACGGTTCTGACTCTCCTGAGAGCGCTGAGCGTGAAATCGGCCTGTGGTTCTCCGCTGAAGAAGTTCTCTCCTTCGAGAAAACCATCCAACGCTGGATCTAA
- a CDS encoding polyprenyl synthetase family protein: MNLVDIYFKMKKDVQYIEDELEKAIDTPVRELYLSSTHLLKAGGKRIRPVFVLLGGKWGNYDVKKLKHVAVPLELIHMASLVHDDVIDDADKRRGKDTVRMKWDNKVAMYAGDYIFARALAIASQLPIPQLHQILSNAIVEVCKGEIEQVKDLNNWDQNFRTYLRRIKRKTALLIAISCQLGAVASGASADMIRKMYWYGYNVGMAFQITDDILDFTGTEKQLGKPAGSDLVHGNITLPALYSAHHGKARVQFQEWIAQNTFWDHTDEAVRMVREDEGIAFSQRLAERYIARAHAILADLPNNQAKTSLTGIANYIIDRKF; this comes from the coding sequence ATGAATCTAGTCGATATTTACTTCAAGATGAAAAAGGATGTCCAATACATAGAAGATGAACTGGAAAAAGCAATTGATACGCCGGTTCGAGAGCTGTATCTATCTTCGACTCACTTACTCAAGGCAGGGGGAAAGCGGATTCGTCCCGTTTTTGTTTTGCTTGGCGGTAAGTGGGGCAATTACGATGTTAAAAAGCTAAAGCATGTGGCGGTACCTCTCGAACTGATCCACATGGCTTCCCTGGTGCATGATGATGTGATTGATGATGCGGATAAGCGTCGCGGAAAAGATACTGTTCGGATGAAGTGGGATAACAAAGTAGCCATGTACGCCGGCGACTATATTTTTGCGCGGGCATTGGCCATTGCCTCCCAGCTCCCGATTCCGCAATTGCACCAAATTCTCTCGAATGCAATCGTCGAGGTTTGTAAGGGAGAGATCGAGCAAGTAAAGGATTTGAATAATTGGGACCAAAATTTCCGTACGTATTTGCGCAGAATCAAACGAAAAACGGCGCTATTAATTGCGATTAGCTGTCAATTAGGAGCAGTGGCAAGCGGAGCGTCAGCTGACATGATTCGGAAAATGTACTGGTACGGCTACAATGTGGGGATGGCTTTTCAAATTACGGACGACATTTTGGACTTTACAGGGACTGAGAAGCAGTTAGGGAAGCCTGCTGGAAGCGACTTGGTGCATGGAAACATTACGTTGCCTGCGCTTTATTCGGCTCATCATGGAAAGGCACGTGTGCAATTCCAGGAATGGATCGCACAAAATACGTTCTGGGATCATACGGATGAAGCTGTTCGTATGGTGCGAGAAGATGAGGGCATTGCCTTCTCACAGCGCCTCGCTGAACGATATATCGCCCGTGCGCATGCCATTCTCGCAGATTTACCTAACAACCAAGCTAAGACATCCTTGACAGGTATCGCCAATTATATTATCGATCGCAAATTTTAA
- a CDS encoding menaquinone biosynthesis protein, which yields MQKSLRVGQILYTNVLPVYFNFDQAKFEDRIEFIRQVPAQLNAAMANGEIDLGPISSFSYAEHASEYVALADLSVSAKGRVGSLFLFSKKPIEQVNGAKIALTNTSATTVNLLKIILHKFYDYEISYVTQEPILHEMLEDADAALLIGDDAISAERTAKDLHVYDLGELWHQFTGYSMTFAIWALRRAVIADHHDLIAEVHASFLKSKRQTRANTAPLIDYVHTHFGGEKEQWIHYFQGLQHDFGDVQRIGLEYYYRCAAELGLLSAPATVDLWQAGGRQTNTTLTR from the coding sequence TGTATACCAATGTATTGCCGGTTTACTTCAATTTCGATCAGGCAAAATTCGAAGACCGAATCGAATTCATCCGCCAAGTTCCTGCCCAGTTAAACGCTGCAATGGCGAATGGCGAGATTGACTTGGGACCGATTTCTTCGTTTAGCTATGCAGAGCATGCTTCCGAATACGTAGCATTGGCAGATCTGTCTGTCAGTGCCAAGGGGAGAGTAGGCTCCCTTTTCTTGTTCAGCAAAAAGCCGATTGAACAAGTAAACGGTGCAAAAATTGCCTTGACCAACACATCGGCTACCACAGTGAACCTTTTAAAGATCATTCTCCATAAGTTTTACGATTATGAGATTTCCTACGTTACACAAGAACCTATTTTGCATGAAATGCTGGAGGATGCTGATGCAGCGCTCTTGATCGGGGATGACGCCATTTCCGCTGAGCGAACGGCCAAAGACCTGCATGTCTATGACTTAGGAGAGCTGTGGCATCAATTTACGGGCTATTCCATGACCTTTGCCATTTGGGCTCTTCGTCGAGCGGTTATTGCCGATCATCATGACTTGATCGCGGAAGTCCATGCCTCTTTTTTAAAGAGCAAAAGGCAGACAAGAGCGAATACAGCCCCATTGATTGACTACGTTCACACACATTTCGGTGGAGAGAAAGAGCAATGGATCCACTATTTCCAAGGATTACAGCACGATTTCGGTGACGTTCAGCGGATTGGACTGGAGTACTATTACCGATGCGCAGCGGAGCTGGGACTTCTATCGGCACCTGCAACCGTCGATCTGTGGCAAGCTGGCGGCCGACAGACCAATACTACGTTGACGAGATAG